From a single Acidimicrobiia bacterium genomic region:
- a CDS encoding class I tRNA ligase family protein, with amino-acid sequence AVMHLLYSRFFVKVMRDMGIFADTEAAMLAHGRLAGDAFDEPFRVLRNQGQVLGAEHAGDVVAVEGRRDGARIIASQVTVVTGATSPQGAVVGEIMRRTENLLQVMVDGELISVEVPDDAEVVIPSIAGTNDVSQLRHHLEVERMSKSKGNVVNPDELVDAYGADTVRTYLMFAFEWQKGGPWDGRGILGAHRFLEDVWKIAHLDYQPGDTDDEATAALRRAVHQTIDKVDGDLADFKWNTAIAALMSLRNVMLDANKTSVVSAGAWAEAVEVMVKLLAPIAPHVTEELWRNRLGNTGSIHVQPFPESDPSVAKDVQVTMVVQVNGKVRDRIEVPADISQEDAEATALASPRIAERVGDLTIRRVIVRQPNLVNVVAN; translated from the coding sequence CGCGGTCATGCATCTGCTCTACTCCCGATTTTTCGTCAAGGTAATGCGCGATATGGGCATCTTCGCCGACACGGAAGCGGCCATGCTTGCCCACGGTCGGTTGGCAGGCGATGCCTTCGACGAACCGTTTCGGGTGCTTCGGAATCAGGGCCAGGTCCTGGGGGCGGAACATGCCGGCGATGTCGTGGCCGTCGAAGGCCGTCGGGATGGCGCTCGCATCATCGCCTCGCAAGTAACCGTGGTTACCGGGGCCACATCTCCGCAAGGCGCGGTGGTGGGTGAGATCATGCGCCGGACCGAGAACCTGCTCCAGGTGATGGTCGATGGTGAACTCATTTCGGTTGAGGTTCCCGACGATGCCGAGGTGGTTATCCCGAGCATCGCCGGCACCAACGACGTTTCGCAGCTGCGTCATCATCTGGAAGTCGAGCGGATGTCGAAGTCGAAGGGCAACGTTGTCAACCCGGATGAATTGGTTGATGCCTATGGCGCCGACACGGTTCGTACCTACCTCATGTTTGCGTTCGAGTGGCAAAAGGGAGGACCGTGGGACGGTCGTGGCATCCTGGGAGCCCACCGGTTCCTGGAGGACGTTTGGAAGATCGCCCACCTGGATTATCAGCCGGGCGACACCGACGATGAGGCCACCGCCGCCCTCCGCCGGGCGGTCCACCAGACCATCGACAAGGTGGATGGTGACCTGGCGGACTTCAAGTGGAACACCGCCATTGCCGCACTGATGAGTCTGCGCAACGTCATGCTTGATGCCAATAAGACCTCGGTCGTATCGGCCGGGGCATGGGCAGAGGCAGTTGAGGTAATGGTGAAACTGTTGGCGCCGATCGCTCCGCACGTGACAGAAGAGCTGTGGCGAAATCGACTCGGAAATACCGGGTCGATCCACGTCCAACCGTTTCCGGAATCAGACCCGTCCGTCGCCAAGGACGTGCAGGTCACGATGGTCGTCCAGGTAAACGGGAAGGTCCGCGATCGTATCGAAGTACCCGCTGACATTTCCCAAGAAGACGCCGAAGCCACTGCTCTGGCCTCCCCGCGCATTGCCGAACGAGTGGGGGACCTGACGATCCGCAGAGTCATCGTCCGTCAGCCAAACCTCGTCAACGTCGTCGCCAACTGA
- a CDS encoding polyphosphate kinase 2 family protein, giving the protein MDQYRVEPGSNVDLSTLDPSGGDALTGGKREGKVALRSLNVELESLQELLYAEGKHKILIVLQAMDTGGKDGTIRHVFEGVNPQGVSVASFKKPTETELAHDYLWRVHSRTPGSGQIVIFNRSHYEDVLVVRVHDLVPAERWEKRYEHINNFEQLLVDEGTTILKFFLHISKEEQKERLEDRLATPEKHWKFATGDLAERERWDDYQAAYESVLTRTSTEAAPWYVVPADRKWYRNLVISHVIIDTLKGLNMAYPAAEDGLDDVVVI; this is encoded by the coding sequence GTGGATCAATACCGTGTCGAACCCGGATCGAACGTCGACCTGTCAACGTTGGATCCATCTGGCGGTGACGCGCTCACCGGCGGCAAACGAGAAGGCAAGGTAGCCCTCCGCTCCTTGAACGTCGAACTGGAATCTCTCCAAGAGCTCCTTTACGCGGAAGGCAAGCACAAGATTCTCATCGTCCTACAAGCCATGGATACCGGTGGTAAGGACGGGACAATCCGCCACGTGTTCGAGGGTGTCAATCCTCAGGGCGTCAGCGTTGCTTCATTTAAGAAGCCGACGGAAACGGAACTAGCCCATGACTATTTGTGGCGGGTTCATTCTCGGACACCCGGATCAGGGCAGATCGTGATCTTCAACCGCTCCCACTACGAGGACGTTCTCGTGGTGCGGGTTCATGACCTGGTCCCGGCCGAGCGGTGGGAGAAACGGTATGAGCACATCAACAATTTTGAACAACTCCTCGTTGATGAAGGCACCACGATCCTCAAATTCTTCCTCCATATATCGAAAGAAGAACAAAAAGAGCGGCTCGAGGATCGACTGGCGACGCCGGAAAAACATTGGAAATTCGCCACGGGAGATCTGGCAGAGCGGGAACGCTGGGATGATTACCAGGCCGCCTACGAATCGGTCTTAACCCGTACCTCGACCGAGGCCGCCCCCTGGTACGTGGTGCCCGCCGATCGGAAGTGGTATCGGAATCTGGTCATCTCGCACGTCATTATCGACACGCTCAAAGGTCTCAACATGGCATACCCCGCCGCGGAGGACGGCCTCGACGACGTGGTGGTCATCTGA